One Oryza sativa Japonica Group chromosome 8, ASM3414082v1 DNA window includes the following coding sequences:
- the LOC4344595 gene encoding non-specific lipid-transfer protein A precursor → MKGAAAVAMVVVAGCLLAAAAVSVVDGAVTCGDVDASLLPCVAYLTGKAAAPSGDCCAGVRHLRTLPVGTAERRFACDCVKKAAARFKGLNGDAIRDLPAKCAAPLPFPLSLDFDCNTIP, encoded by the exons aTGAAGGGAGCGGCtgcggtggcgatggtggtggtggccggctgcttgctggcggcggcggcggtgtccgtCGTCGACGGCGCGGTGACGTGCGGCGACGTGGACGCGAGCCTGCTGCCGTGCGTGGCGTACCTGaccggcaaggcggcggcgccctcgggGGATTGCTGCGCCGGCGTGAGGCACCTCCGGACGCTGCCCGTCGGCACCGCCGAGCGGCGGTTCGCCTGCGACTGCgtgaagaaggcggcggcgcggttcaaGGGGCTCAACGGCGACGCCATCCGCGACCTCCCGGCCAagtgcgccgcgccgctgccgttcCCGCTCAGCCTCGACTTCGACTGCAACAC cATTCCATGA
- the LOC107275959 gene encoding glycerol-3-phosphate acyltransferase RAM2: MIQAANAMATHQRRHPSVAAELEGTLLISGDLFPYFLLVALEAGGPLRAAVLLAAYPVAALLGVALPDDDLAVRVMTFVSTAGLSVADVAAVARATLPRFFLADLSDAAFRAFARRDAAERYVVTRLPTAMVEPFVREYVAEGARVVGAELRVVGGRFTGAAVNGDRSLGALQAVLGRGRRVIDVGLCSGDGAAKRQPAFMKICQERHVVSTPEKAPAAPLPRSEYLRPLIFHDGRLVGRPDPLACLAVALWLPLGAALAVTRILIAFLPYSVGLLLAAATGFQIRAHLGGAPPRWRGGTLYACNHRTLLDPAVLSTVVHRKVTAVTYSLSGLSEMIAPIPTVRLTRDRGRDRVIMQSVLAGGDLAVCPEGTTCREPYLLRFSPLFAEIAGEVTPVAVRAGGAMFHGTTVRGYKGMDSFFFLMNPAPWYHLQLLDPVPSSSAAADGDGGGDGGGESSRDVANRVQRAIGDALGFECTALTRRDKYRMIAGHDGVDMRGNARL, from the coding sequence ATGATCCAAGCTGCAAACGCCATGGCTACTCATCAGAGGAGACACCCCAGTGTCGCCGCCGAGCTGGAGGGCACGCTGCTCATCTCCGGCGACCTCTTCCCCtacttcctcctcgtcgccctcGAGGCCGGCGGCCCGCTCCGGGCCGCCGTCCTGCTCGCCGCGTaccccgtcgccgccctcctcggcgtcgccctgcccgacgacgacctcgccgtCCGCGTCATGACCTTCGTGTCCACCGCCGGCCTCTCCGTCGCcgacgtggcggcggtggcgagggccACGCTGCCCAGGTTCTTCCTCGCCGACCTCAGCGACGCCGCGTTCCGGGCCTTCgcgcgccgcgacgccgccgagaGGTACGTCGTGACGCGGCTGCCGACGGCCATGGTGGAGCCGTTCGTCCGGGAGTACGTCGCCGAGGGAGCCCGCGTCGTCGGGGCGGAGCTGCGGGTGGTCGGGGGGCGGTTCACCGGCGCGGCGgtgaacggcgaccggagcttGGGCGCTCTGCAAGCCGTTCTTGGGCGCGGCCGCCGGGTCATCGACGTCGGGCTGtgctccggcgacggcgcggcgaagCGGCAGCCGGCGTTCATGAAGATATGCCAGGAGCGCCACGTGGTGTCCACGCCGGAgaaggcgccggcggcgcctctTCCGAGGAGCGAGTACCTCCGGCCACTGATCTTCCACGacggccgcctcgtcggccGGCCGGACCCGCTGGCCTGCCTCGCCGTCGCGCTCTGGCTCCCACtcggcgccgccctcgccgtgaCACGCATCCTCATCGCCTTCTTGCCCTACAgcgtcggcctcctcctcgccgcggccaCCGGCTTCCAGATAAGAGCGCACCTCGGCGGCGCGCCACCGCGGTGGCGAGGGGGCACGTTGTACGCGTGCAACCACCGGACGCTGCTGGACCCGGCGGTCCTCTCGACGGTGGTGCACCGGAAGGTGACCGCCGTGACGTACAGCCTCTCCGGCTTGTCGGAGATGATCGCGCCGATCCCGacggtgcggctgacgcgcgacCGCGGCAGGGACAGGGTGATCATGCAGtccgtgctcgccggcggcgacctcgccgtCTGCCCGGAGGGCACCACGTGCCGGGAGCCGTACCTGCTCCGGTTCAGCCCCCTGTTcgcggagatcgccggcgaggtcACGCCGGTGGCCGTGCGGGCCGGCGGCGCCATGTTCCACGGCACGACGGttagggggtacaaggggatggactccttcttcttcctcatgaACCCGGCGCCGTGGTACCATCTGCAGCTGCTCGACCCGGTGCCATCCTcttctgccgccgccgacggtgatggcggcggtgacggcggcggcgagtcgaGCCGCGACGTGGCGAACCGCGTGCAGCGAGCGATCGGCGACGCCCTCGGATTCGAGTGCACGGCGCTGACGCGCAGGGACAAGTACCGGATGATCGCCGGCCACGACGGCGTCGACATGCGCGGCAACGCCCGCCTCTAG